The Rhipicephalus microplus isolate Deutch F79 chromosome 4, USDA_Rmic, whole genome shotgun sequence sequence CAGTGTGTTtgctgtttcgtttttttttgtgcgtttgCCATAGGAGCAGCtggccttttttttctatttattataCACTAACTTGATAATAACGTTTTCTTTGTTTATTGTTCGAGACATGCTCTACGTGATGAAGGCTCTATGTGTGCATATACTTTCCAAGGTATGCTGGGATAACTGACATTGAATTTATACCAAATTCAATGTAGTCTAGATCGACACAAAATGTTTTCAGCGTGTTGTCTACATACCAAGCTGTCGGCTTTACTTCAATCCTATGACCACTTACCTAATATGGCCAACTCACTCCTTGGTTGCTCTTTAATATCACTGCTTTTTTTCATCAGTTACTTTCCCATATCACACTAGGTTCAATCTAGGCCTCTTATTTTTGCCCTTTACATCTGGCTGACTTTCCTGCAGTAACCTTTGTGACACTGCTTggtattgtttgtttttttaaagcAGTGAGAACGGTTTAGGTTCCGCCTCACCATGCCTCATCCATCGTGTACAACGTGCCCTCTTACGCCCCATTCATCAAGAACTTGCCATCTTCGAGTAGGGACTCAAATTTAATACTCGACCTGCACCACACAAGATTTAACATGATCATTGTGCTCGAGCGCGCGATCGACCACATTCACTACCCCCGGCGAGAAGAAGCTCGTACCAGTTCTATAAGCTTCCTTGCATAGCTTCCTCGGGGTACCTCGGTTGCCGTCTCCTCAGAGCAGGTTTAGTTTGAGCATGAAGAAAAGATGAAACATTGAAGAAGGGAAATACATACAACGTGATTAGGGAGCATGAAGAAAAGATGCAACAGTGAAGAAGGAAAATACAAACAGCGGGATGTTGTCTGTATTTGTCTTCTTCACTGTTACATCTTTTTTTCATGCTCCCTCTGAGCTGCGCTATATAGCAATAGGTTTTTATCCTGACCCAACTCGCCCACTCTAAAGTACTTGTAGCACAGCCTAGCACTGTGAAGAGACTCCTAAAAAATATTACATCGTTATTCTAGCTGCTGGCAAGGGTAACGTCACCGTGATAATAATCAAAAAAAGATTACGAAAGCAAAATTACCATCCTGCTTGGAGATGGTAGCACGTACATTCTTATTAAGCTGAATTCCACGTCCAAGGTGGAAAGGGAGCTTTAGAAGTTTCTCGCCGAAGTCTTCCATTTTGTCCCTCCGCACAAGAAAGATCTGTACTACTCGCTCTTCTGCCACAATGGCTCGGCAGTTGCTTTGTACGGCTTGCCGAGCATTCACAAGCTCGGTATCCCTTGCGTCTTATTGTGGACTACACTCGTGCCCCTCTGTGCTAGCTTTCTGGCTACCTTCATCGCGTGTTTGCATCTTTCGTGCCAAAAGGCTTTTTTTTCATCCAGAGTATTTTTTATTCGATAGAAAAGGTGCGAGACATCACGGTTGAAGACGACGAAATTTTAATATAAATTACTTTTCATGTGAAGTCAATTTCCACAAGTATTCCAGTGTATCTAGCCATTGAGGTGTGCAAGGCTGCCTTGCAGTCTGACGAAAAAAATTTAAAGATAGATGACCAGTAGACGAAGCTAACCTTCTAAAGCTTCTGAAGTTCTGTCGGGGAAACATAGCTTGTGTTTCAGGATGTCGTCTTCACGCACGTGCATGAAGCTACAATGGGCACTTCAATTTCTGCCATGGCGGCGAACCTTACCACATACTACAAGTATAGATTGGGCGAGTTACTTCAAGATGAAATCGCATAGTAATAGCGAAGCTCTGTTTtaacttgaagaaaaaatgaGCCAGGGAAGCAGGGAAATACAGACGACGAGATTCTGTCCTCTGTATTAGTCTTCTTTACTGGTTTTTTTTCGCACTCTAAGGAAGCTGCTCTATAACCATGCGATTTCTTTTCATTTTGCCATGGAGTTGATGGAGACACGGGCTTTGGCGCCCTTTGGCCACACCCCGGAGATTTTCCTGTGTTATGTTGACAACTGGTTTTGCGTCTTAAGAAGGAGGCTTTGGAGAAGGAGGCTTAAGGAGGAGGCTTTGGAGCGCAGAGACATCCATTAAATTCACAACTGACACCGAGATTTCTGGCCATTTACCTTTTCTGGGCGTACTTCTAAAAAAACGGCCATCTTTCTTTTGCATGTCCACATACTGAGCGTCATTTCATcatgtgtcgctcaataaaaaaattgcgacgaagtcacctttcctccgaatgcttcgcataacgtcggttcctaggtacgtgggatttgccgaatTTTTAATTTATCCCAATTTACTTCGCTGAAACGCACTGCATACTGGATGCCTTAGGTCACGTGCATAATTCTCGATATTTTACAAACAGCATCTTGACATCTTGACCCGCCgcactggtctagtggctaaagttttcggccgctgacccgcaggtcacacgatggaattccggcagcggcggctgcattttcaatggaggcgaaaatgctgtcccgtgtgctcaaatttattTTAGCATTCGTCggatcgacgctaccgatgtcgggtattcgctcgcgcgttaaaattgcccatgtgtgtcctCGTAGTTTCTGGGTACATACTAAGTTCCAAGGGAAggcgaagaagtgtgttttgaataaaAGCTACTTCGGCTAACTctggcgtatttcagttgtaatttaagtctgttgatcagttttcgctgctcccttggaggggatggacgTAGACCACctcgggcgcctgccggcaccagcggcgtcagcagcggccgcctccaggaagcggatgggacaagcgagtgacagcgacagtgaagatactcatgcttactatctcagcagtgaggacttttcagatgacggtttccaacctgtgctgagccgcaaagcgaagaggaggaacatgaggacatcctcatcctcaactattcaaactgtaagtgaagcgccaaaatcgaactcTTATACCATCCtctttctgcctgcacttcctaccgtcagcatgaaacgccttaacagacagtctgtgtcgaggtctctgaaaacgctcgtgccaaatgagatcacggacataagagtgaacgccagaaagaatatactggctgtggacgttttgcacgcaagtgcgttgggcgttctgcgcagtgtaactcacttggacggcaaccaggtgcgctctcatgttcccttgggatgtgatgtagtaaccggcgtgatctacgacattgatgtcgctatttccaataaggacttacaacttcttgtcaagtcaacaactgatactccaattgttgatgtcacccggctaggcaagtctcgctgtgtgaagattgcgtttaagagcacatcactcccctctcatgtggaggtggggtacttcagacatgctgtgcggcctttcattccaaagcctcttcagtgccgtaaatgcatgaaacttggacatgtgagcaacgtctgcgagaattcggtggtatgccaccgctgcgccgagccccatgaagcggataagtgcatCGCAAccgtcaagaaatgctctaattgcaatggatcccatgaagccacatcgaagtactgcccgcggattcagaaggaaattgccattttgaagaagatggtgcgcgatcactcatctcatcgagaagccgcagctaaagtcagaaggcgtcgttcacgtcgacgtcgatcttccaggacgcccgctacctcttcgacacgtttgccagatccctcatcagtgccacctcctttgcctcccagaccacatgccgtgggaaaggctgtaaaggacaaagccagtcagcataccctaactgcgacagagtggcctgcacttcaaagggaagcagcatcaagcgaaccgaaggagttttaagacggccagtccgcgatcccggttcgagatctttccaaccaagacaggcaagtgactgcaatcgtgcaatcattaattgccacgattcgcacgctactgagcagcatacaatctccgtctgctaagagtgcactgcaaatactggatgcactgaatccagttcttgctaacttcgtataagcacaatggctcaacaaaatctcatcttccgcactgaagttaaaagtgcgtcgatattttcagtggaatgccagaggcatgaagtcccgtatcttggactttcgccaatttgtccgGGCCAATCCAtttcctatacttgtcatatgtgaaccaaacgtatcaacgccttatagattgtccggttatgaagctttttgttcagccgcttgcgaagaacgaagcaaagtaattgtttacattcgcacagacttgacttatctttcgcacccaataagttcaaatgacgacaatcagtacgtgtgtcttcgggtaaagaagaatgcagttttgttcacgcttattggtggatatatatctccgtcatcgcaatttgactgcgacagattaaaagacatcctaatgaggactgatgggccttggatcatcaccggtgacttcaacgccaatcacatgctttgggggagcactaggatgaatgccaggggccggaacattgttacattcgcttccgattacgacttTCCCattatgaacgatggtacccccacgtatctgcggggtctcacgtatggcagttgcgttgacctgacattggtgtgtcggtgcttctctcacaaagttaaacggttttgcgatattgagactcatgggagtgatcacatacccacctacgtgacgatcgatggtatcataaaaaatttctcttccggtgttccaattggcactgactggtcgatgtttacatcacgtgttgaggacgcttgccaagaaggcctcgcctgcagcctggaaaataccatagcggaagctatgcaagcgtccaaatgtaaattaccattttcgtctaaagtaacacagtttgacatcaaactggaaagattacgtgctatacgaaggcgtgctgaacgacgatacagacgcacaagatcaatttaggatctgagggaagcaaggcggctccagaaaaagattcaacgacgcatttacaagcttgagagcgaacgctggaaagcattctgcgaatctctagaccctcataaaccgctgtcataaatctggagaacagttcgtggtcttcgctcctctccgcaacaacggtatccttttaaagctttggcactccatcatggaaaaacagaactcgaggtggctgaagaattttgcacgaaagttgccgggaatattatgaatgagagcatcgacgccgtgatcgttcctgagacgcgattaccagaaatggacattacaTTCACCATGGAAAAAGTGGAAGGTgctttagtcgcttctaagcgcatgtcatcgccaggtcctgatggtattacttatagtgcgtcgggacaccttggacaaaaagccagaaaagaacttttaacatgattcaacaactcctggctcagcggcagtgttccccgagaatggaaaataagtcgatttataccacttttgaaatctggaaaatcaccattggacttgacagcgtatcgccctattgccctcgcaagctgcctcggaaaagtgatggaaagaatggttctatttcgtctcgagtggtacttggaacgatacacaaaatacccttcttgcatggcaggctttcgtcggggccgctcctccatcgactgtgtgcttgacttatcgacatttgttcaacaagaaaaaagtcgcaagcgcatattagtggcactctttcttgacgtgaagggtgcatatgatattgtggctcacgatgccatcctcacttctctcgcagcaatgggcattggtggacgaatgtttcattggataaaagattatataactggcaggtgtttctttgtgcaaacatatgagggtacaactgctgaacattacacctacctcggagtacctcagggaggtgttttaagccccacattgttcaatgttgccctcattggtctggtgaaggttctgccaaagtcggtatgcctatccatatacgccgatgatatttgcctctggagtgctgcagttactcgccctcaggtgcgtgcacgaatacagtgggcagcaaccctcacaacagcctaccttcagaaacaaggcctaactatatcaactgtgaagtgcgcgttgatggcgtttacacgcaaaccaatgacgccataccctgtttacatcaatggacagagtgtcaaatatgcacggacgcatcgtttcctgggcataataatcgacagaagtctttcgtggagcccacattgtgcgtacttgaagaagataCTGCTATCTACTgcgcatataatgaaattcatgtgcgggaaagcatggggaacttctgtggcctccatgctacagctgtacagggccctatttctgggtctattgcgctacagcttgccggtactgactaacacttgcaaatccaatactcattcattggagagctTGCAGGGTAacgcactgcgtatctgcctaggactgcctcgatgcgcttctacttatgccacaatcatgcttgccaaagaccatccggtcaggacatatagagttgtggattgcctcagagcacacattcgacatgctagccgtgtccccgaccaccacttgtcccttctaccctccagaaaaccacgtgctacgttttcagacgtcatagccaagcacctgaACAGCATTCCATCAAGATATACGCCACCTGTGAGAATAGCATGTCCTTtatggtgcctcgaccagccgcaagtacgtctagaaatttcgggaatcaaaaagaaaagcaatcactccagattagcattgaagcaagcaacactgcaattattacatgagttgtacttagaccgaacgcagatatacactgacgggtccgtctcgtccagcagctcatcaggtgccgctgtaattccggctgcagcaatgacaatcaagtttaagttgtcgcatatgactacatctacggcatcagagcttgctgctataagggctgctttacaatatgtcgttcaagaacgtccaggaaaatgggtcatattctgtaattcgaaggcagcgcttcagagtttgcagtctgccatgcgtaggaggagtcatgcccaattggtacaagaaataagacattgccatcatgaagctccagcacgagggcatgatattatatatcaatggctgcctggacatataggtattaccggaaatcaattagccgatgatgaagcccgctcagcccatgaaggaacccgtgtagtcccgattcctctatcaaagaatgatgcagcaagacaactttacctgctggctcgagatctcacacgcacgttttggtcgtctaccagcttccaaaggtgtcaattttatgaactgggtccttcgctcaagctaaagctaccatcacaactttcccgctccgatgcgacactgttatgccgcctttggttgagtgttgcatttacaaaggtgtactcctttcgcattggtatggcagacactcctacatgcgactactgcggagctgaagagaccatcgaacacgtcctgtgcagctgcgcttgctacgacacacagtgatgccagctccggatgggatggttttgaatcaacttgaccccggaccattttgtttgcagaagatactaggaccttggccatctgcctcagttgcacagaaagcaactaaagcactgctaatttacctgaagtcaacaaacctgagcgaccgcctgtagactgtgtgtgctccccgagtgtgctcatgattgtgtgtaccttttcatctctctgcaacctcttctctcccctttatcccttccccagtgcagtgtagcaaaccggatgtgcgtctggttaacctccctgcctttccttgcatctttatctctctctctctctaagttccaatcacttgtggcacatacccgcataccagcggcacatacccgcccttggGCATGTGTTACTATCTGTCGGGAAGTGATTGACGACGctcgcgacgggattgtgacattgtttatgttttgaccagcgcgtcatattcgtccaaccatcttaccctcccatgctatcTTTGGTTCACGccgagttaagggggtgaccacgagagcacccgaacgtaagaagctaaatagatagatagatacgctcgaggtcattgaagttcgcaaagaaaagCTTCTCGTTTAAAACGCAATAAGATGCTTCGGCACCCAAAACGGGAACGTTCTCCGCTCTGACAGCAAAAGGTGGAATTTAAGTGTTTAAATAGTGTACAGCACGTGGCCTGAACTTCTTGCGTAAGCGGAGGCAGATTACCATCCGTGCGGTTGAGTgtgctttttcttgtttgtattgTTAAAGAGTAAAGGTGTCGATACGccttattacattttttgttgtctTCAGGTcagtgttttcgtttttttattcacTCAATAGGCATCGTACTAGCTCTCCTGCATAAATGCATTATAAACATTCTATTACTTTCATAAAGTCGTGTttcgctttcgtgttataccgattccttaGACGGGGGCATCATTCATGTTTGATGTTGTTTTCTTCACAATGGCAAGAATCTTTCTGAAAACTTTTTCTCTAGCGACATTCACTGTTATATTCCCCTTAAAAACTATCACAGGTCCTCTGCACTTCTTATGGATATCCTAATAAATATTATTGAAAAAATAGCAGCGCATGCAGTATTATAACTCGTAAATGTTAACATACTATCGCAGTGGATGTGACACGTACATTTCAATCGCAGTACGAGTGTTTGATTATGTGGTAGGATTTTGCAGATAATGGTCGTGTAGCAGTATTGGTTGAAAATAAATAACCGACCGTTTTCATCTTCGATGCACCGAAGGTATTAGTGCAGTTTATTCCTCGTCATACTTGATCACGACTCCTCGAGGATGATCTTGAGCTGACGTGACAGCACTGTACCCTTAGGCACCATCACTTTGTCAGCTGCGATGTAGGGGACGTTGCGGCATTTATCTGAGCCGGGTATGTTGTTTCCGCAGCTGGCCAGGATTGGCGCCTGCGCCATGCCGTTTATTAGGTCCATTACCTGGTCTGCCGCGGCTTCACCGCATGTCTTCGTAATGGATGCACGGGCGCACAGCGAGTAAAACTGCATGTTGCTAAAGAAATGGACAGACAAGAGAAGGTGAGATTTTTTAACAGCCGAATAACCGCCCAATGCACAGTATAATTTTGAGAAAAAGTGGTGGCTGCCTGTCCAGCCATCTTTTGAACATGAGCATTAAGAGAACTCGTTGCTGGTGTATAAGCCTCATAATGGTAAACTGCAAAGCGCCACTTAGGCACGAGATATAATACACACATGACACAAGGCAAGCGTTCATCCTGGGCTTTCCTGCTCACTTGTCCTGTTCGCCTGTCCAGTGCATGTACATGATAGCAAAGGGTAAACAGCACTGGTATTGTGCTGTTTAGGTTCTTTGCCCCGCACCTAATTTGCGCTCTGCAGTTTACGATTATGGGCGCTCAGTCTTCATGATTTCCACTGCGCGAGCTGGTGACTGGTGGTACGAAATCAGAGTAGAGAATATTCGCACTGTAGTTTCATCTAGTGAACCATCAATATCCGATAAGAGATTCACTATGATTTTGTGGTCCACAAAAGATTGGAGGACGcctgagcttcgccttcaagggCCGATTGCGATAGCGTGATCTGGTCTGGTACTACTAACgtgcttcggttctcggtgcatgcctcaaccgtacCGTGCcaagaggagagaaaaaaaaatctttggaTTGTGCAAAAACAGTGGTTAAGTGCCCTCTACGCCATTATTATTTCTTTTGTTGATCATCCAATAGCCCACTACACGTTCGACGGGTGACACGGGAACttacgcagctgttcactttttctgctgctgatgatggtTAATTATGTCTGAGTCCTTTGTTACGGGTGGGCCTTTGAAGAATCGACTCGTAATTCAATCCACATTTCTGACGCCTTGCGCGATTCTACACTTGTGCTAAGCTTCAAGGAGACTCCTTCCGCTACACGACATTTATATAGCAGTTTCAACAAATCTCGTGGCTCTGGTGTAAGACTCTCGCAGGAAGGCGTAGGCCTGCAGCACTCCTGGTTTCAGTAATCACGAGTGCCCGGAGATTAGTAATATTTATTCCATAAACATCGTTTTCAATCTTTTTGTTAgtgcacaagatgatgattttttgctcaatACAAATGACGCCCACGCCGGCGCCGATGCCGGAATTTTCGTGAAACAAGCTGTTTAACGCTATGATGTCAACTCGTGTAATGGCATGACTAATTATGCATGGAAAGGTCCCAGTTTTCAACAAGTGTTTCCTCGCTGAAAATACAATAATTCGCATGACACATGAGCAAGAGAATTTATCTTTTAATAATACTGTGGATAAAGTAATGGGTGAGAAGCGAGAACATTTCCGTACATGCTGGAAAAGATCTTGCTCATAAAAAAAGTTACGATGAGGACGACGCGGCAATTTATGACGATGGCCAGGGCTGCGCACTCAAATATACTGTAGCTCCCAGCTTATGCTTTACACACTATTTATTTGAACGGCTCCACCTTCGTAATGTCAGCATAATTGGTTGCTACCTAATATGGTTACATTATATTAAACTCtgcacacattttttttcaaccagccatCGGCGTCTGCGTTTCAGCAATGACACAAAATTGCGAGTTTCGTCATCTTAGAGCGATTTCCAGTGGCCgaattcacgtttttttttatatctgtCCAAGATTACGGTTTTGTTACTACTCAGTAATCTTATAAACAATTTACAACCCCCCCCCCAACACTTATGGTGTTTTTTAAGTTAGTGAGTTTAGCAGTGCAAACCATTTGTTCTAACAATCATCGTGGCTTTGTTACAGTTTTTAGTACCTAGTAAACATAGACGCTAAGAAAATAGTTGCatggaaaaaaaacagaaatgtgtTGACCTACCAGCAAGCCATTTGCATTTTGGCTGTAGCGTTGGAGCCCACAATTGAGTCTAGCTGGTTGATGTACAAGTACATACAATGTGTGGCAGGATTCTGACGAATGCACTGCGCCGTCCGTAGATACACTGGAATCACAGAAACGTTAATTATGGTAGTAGTGGGATGTCTCGAAAAAAAGTGTTAACTGTACTGTATTTTTAAAAGAATAGTGGGCCTACATGGAGCACACTGCATATGTGCGTGAAGACCATTTTGAGATAACGCTTCTGCTTTAAAACATAAATTCAGTCGATCACTGCacagtgttttcctttttttcatgcTATCATGTCGAGAAAGCGGCTGGCAGTCGTGGGTGGATTGAA is a genomic window containing:
- the LOC119171531 gene encoding uncharacterized protein LOC119171531 — its product is MSISFTVLTAAVLSAFLAADACQPENVDRCVKGVYDSSKGDPAFLPLSAEQLSHFCTRVVEARGCILRESEGCPDRARSFLEATMEGLKVAYEDLCKTHHLQKNAVYLRTAQCIRQNPATHCMYLYINQLDSIVGSNATAKMQMACCNMQFYSLCARASITKTCGEAAADQVMDLINGMAQAPILASCGNNIPGSDKCRNVPYIAADKVMVPKGTVLSRQLKIILEES